The sequence below is a genomic window from Ficedula albicollis isolate OC2 chromosome 2, FicAlb1.5, whole genome shotgun sequence.
NNNNNNNNNNNNNNNNNNNNNNNNNNNNNNNNNNNNNNNNNNNNNNNNNNNNNNNNNNNNNNNNNNNNNNNNNNNNNNNNNNNNNNNNNNNNNNNNNNNNNNNNNNNNNNNNNNNNNNNNNNNNNNNNNNNNNNNNNNNNNNNNNNNNNNNNNNNNNNNNNNNNNNNNNNNNNNNNNNNNNNNNNNNNNNNNNNNNNNNNNNNNNNNNNNNNNNNNNNNNNNNNNNNNNNNNNNNNNNNNNNNNNNNNNNNNNNNNNNNNNNNNNNNNNNNNNNNNNNNNNNNNNNNNNNNNNNNNNNNNNNNNNNNNNNNNNNNNNNNNNNNNNNNNNNNNNNNNNNNNNNNNNNNNNNNNNNNNNNNNNNNNNNNNNNNNNNNNNNNNNNNNNNNNNNNNNNNNNNNNNNNNNNNNNNNNNNNNNNNNNNNNNNNNNNNNNNNNNNNNNNNNNNNNNNNNNNNNNNNNNNNNNNNNNNNNNNNNNNNNNNNNNNNNNNNNNNNNNNNNNNNNNNNNNNNNNNNNNNNNNNNNNNNNNNNNNNNNNNNNNNNNNNNNNNNNNNNNNNNNNNNNNNNNNNNNNNNNNNNNNNNNNNNNNNNNNNNNNNNNNNNNNNNNNNNNNNNNNNNNNNNNNNNNNNNNNNNNNNNNNNNNNNNNNNNNNNNNNNNNNNNNNNNNNNNNNNNNNNNNNNNNNNNNNNNNNNNNNNNNNNNNNNNNNNNNNNNNNNNNNNNNNNNNNNNNNNNNNNNNNNNNNNNNNNNNNNNNNNNNNNNNNNNNNNNNNNNNNNNNNNNNNNNNNNNNNNNNNNNNNNNNNNNNNNNNNNNNNNNNNNNNNNNNNNNNNNNNNNNNNNNNNNNNNNNNNNNNNNNNNNNNNNNNNNNNNNNNNNNNNNNNNNNNNNNNNNNNNNNNNNNNNNNNNNNNNNNNNNNNNNNNNNNNNNNNNNNNNNNNNNNNNNNNNNNNNNNNNNNNNNNNNNNNNNNNNNNNNNNNNNNNNNNNNNNNNNNNNNNNNNNNNNNNNNNNNNNNNNNNNNNNNNNNNNNNNNNNNNNNNNNNNNNNNNNNNNNNNNNNNNNNNNNNNNNNNNNNNNNNNNNNNNNNNNNNNNNNNNNNNNNNNNNNNNNNNNNNNNNNNNNNNNNNNNNNNNNNNNNNNNNNNNNNNNNNNNNNNNNNNNNNNNNNNNNNNNNNNNNNNNNNNNNNNNNNNNNNNNNNNNNNNNNNNNNNNNNNNNNNNNNNNNNNNNNNNNNNNNNNNNNNNNNNNNNNNNNNNNNNNNNNNNNNNNNNNNNNNNNNNNNNNNNNNNNNNNNNNNNNNNNNNNNNNNNNNNNNNNNNNNNNNNNNNNNNNNNNNNNNNNNNNNNNNNNNNNNNNNNNNNNNNNNNNNNNNNNNNNNNNNNNNNNNNNNNNNNNNNNNNNNNNNNNNNNNNNNNNNNNNNNNNNNNNNNNNNNNNNNNNNNNNNNNNNNNNNNNNNNNNNNNNNNNNNNNNNNNNNNNNNNNNNNNNNNNNNNNNNNNNNNNNNNNNNNNNNNNNNNNNNNNNNNNNNNNNNNNNNNNNNNNNNNNNNNNNNNNNNNNNNNNNNNNNNNNNNNNNNNNNNNNNNNNNNNNNNNNNNNNNNNNNNNNNNNNNNNNNNNNNNNNNNNNNNNNNNNNNNNNNNNNNNNNNNNNNNNNNNNNNNNNNNNNNNNNNNNNNNNNNNNNNNNNNNNNNNNNNNNNNNNNNNNNNNNNNNNNNNNNNNNNNNNNNNNNNNNNNNNNNNNNNNNNNNNNNNNNNNNNNNNNNNNNNNNNNNNNNNNNNNNNNNNNNNNNNNNNNNNNNNNNNNNNNNNNNNNNNNNNNNNNNNNNNNNNNNNNNNNNNNNNNNNNNNNNNNNNNNNNNNNNNNNNNNNNNNNNNNNNNNNNNNNNNNNNNNNNNNNNNNNNNNNNNNNNNNNNNNNNNNNNNNNNNNNNNNNNNNNNNNNNNNNNNNNNNNNNNNNNNNNNNNNNNNNNNNNNNNNNNNNNNNNNNNNNNNNNNNNNNNNNNNNNNNNNNNNNNNNNNNNNNNNNNNNNNNNNNNNNNNNNNNNNNNNNNNNNNNNNNNNNNNNNNNNNNNNNNNNNNNNNNNNNNNNNNNNNNNNNNNNNNNNNNNNNNNNNNNNNNNNNNNNNNNNNNNNNNNNNNNNNNNNNNNNNNNNNNNNNNNNNNNNNNNNNNNNNNNNNNNNNNNNNNNNNNNNNNNNNNNNNNNNNNNNNNNNNNNNNNNNNNNNNNNNNNNNNNNNNNNNNNNNNNNNNNNNNNNNNNNNNNNNNNNNNNNNNNNNNNNNNNNNNNNNNNNNNNNNNNNNNNNNNNNNNNNNNNNNNNNNNNNNNNNNNNNNNNNNNNNNNNNNNNNNNNNNNNNNNNNNNNNNNNNNNNNNNNNNNNNNNNNNNNNNNNNNNNNNNNNNNNNNNNNNNNNNNNNNNNNNNNNNNNNNNNNNNNNNNNNNNNNNNNNNNNNNNNNNNNNNNNNNNNNNNNNNNNNNNNNNNNNNNNNNNNNNNNNNNNNNNNNNNNNNNNNNNNNNNNNNNNNNNNNNNNNNNNNNNNNNNNNNNNNNNNNNNNNNNNNNNNNNNNNNNNNNNNNNNNNNNNNNNNNNNNNNNNNNNNNNNNNNNNNNNNNNNNNNNNNNNNNNNNNNNNNNNNNNNNNNNNNNNNNNNNNNNNNNNNNNNNNNNNNNNNNNNNNNNNNNNNNNNNNNNNNNNNNNNNNNNNNNNNNNNNNNNNNNNNNNNNNNNNNNNNNNNNNNNNNNNNNNNNNNNNNNNNNNNNNNNNNNNNNNNNNNNNNNNNNNNNNNNNNNNNNNNNNNNNNNNNNNNNNNNNNNNNNNNNNNNNNNNNNNNNNNNNNNNNNNNNNNNNNNNNNNNNNNNNNNNNNNNNNNNNNNNNNNNNNNNNNNNNNNNNNNNNNNNNNNNNNNNNNNNNNNNNNNNNNNNNNNNNNNNNNNNNNNNNNNNNNNNNNNNNNNNNNNNNNNNNNNNNNNNNNNNNNNNNNNNNNNNNNNNNNNNNNNNNNNNNNNNNNNNNNNNNNNNNNNNNNNNNNNNNNNNNNNNNNNNNNNNNNNNNNNNNNNNNNNNNNNNNNNNNNNNNNNNNNNNNNNNNNNNNNNNNNNNNNNNNNNNNNNNNNNNNNNNNNNNNNNNNNNNNNNNNNNNNNNNNNNNNNNNNNNNNNNNNNNNNNNNNNNNNNNNNNNNNNNNNNNNNNNNNNNNNNNNNNNNNNNNNNNNNNNNNNNNNNNNNNNNNNNNNNNNNNNNNNNNNNNNNNNNNNNNNNNNNNNNNNNNNNNNNNNNNNNNNNNNNNNNNNNNNNNNNNNNNNNNNNNNNNNNNNNNNNNNNNNNNNNNNNNNNNNNNNNNNNNNNNNNNNNNNNNNNNNNNNNNNNNNNNNNNNNNNNNNNNNNNNNNNNNNNNNNNNNNNNNNNNNNNNNNNNNNNNNNNNNNNNNNNNNNNNNNNNNNNNNNNNNNNNNNNNNNNNNNNNNNNNNNNNNNNNNNNNNNNNNNNNNNNNNNNNNNNNNNNNNNNNNNNNNNNNNNNNNNNNNNNNNNNNNNNNNNNNNNNNNNNNNNNNNNNNNNNNNNNNNNNNNNNNNNNNNNNNNNNNNNNNNNNNNNNNNNNNNNNNNNNNNNNNNNNNNNNNNNNNNNNNNNNNNNNNNNNNNNNNNNNNNNNNNNNNNNNNNNNNNNNNNNNNNNNNNNNNNNNNNNNNNNNNNNNNNNNNNNNNNNNNNNNNNNNNNNNNNNNNNNNNNNNNNNNNNNNNNNNNNNNNNNNNNNNNNNNNNNNNNNNNNNNNNNNNNNNNNNNNNNNNNNNNNNNNNNNNNNNNNNNNNNNNNNNNNNNNNNNNNNNNNNNNNNNNNNNNNNNNNNNNNNNNNNNNNNNNNNNNNNNNNNNNNNNNNNNNNNNNNNNNNNNNNNNNNNNNNNNNNNNNNNNNNNNNNNNNNNNNNNNNNNNNNNNNNNNNNNNNNNNNNNNNNNNNNNNNNNNNNNNNNNNNNNNNNNNNNNNNNNNNNNNNNNNNNNNNNNNNNNNNNNNNNNNNNNNNNNNNNNNNNNNNNNNNNNNNNNNNNNNNNNNNNNNNNNNNNNNNNNNNNNNNNNNNNNNNNNNNNNNNNNNNNNNNNNNNNNNNNNNNNNNNNNNNNNNNNNNNNNNNNNNNNNNNNNNNNNNNNNNNNNNNNNNNNNNNNNNNNNNNNNNNNNNNNNNNNNNNNNNNNNNNNNNNNNNNNNNNNNNNNNNNNNNNNNNNNNNNNNNNNNNNNNNNNNNNNNNNNNNNNNNNNNNNNNNNNNNNNNNNNNNNNNNNNNNNNNNNNNNNNNNNNNNNNNNNNNNNNNNNNNNNNNNNNNNNNNNNNNTCAGAGCACTCACATTAGTCTGGTTCTTTGCCAAGGCCTGACAGCTCTGTGTTGCTACATCTCTCTAGATGTGGGAGCTGTGATAAAGctaatctcctttttttccctcctaggactttcaccattttttttctttaaaaaataaactacagCCAGCCTCCTTATCAGAAGTATAGAGATGATGAGAAATAAGTGCTGCATTGACACCCAGAGCTATTTCCTTGGGACTCAATTATCCCATCACAGAAAAATTGTGTTCATTTGAAAGGTCATTGACTGTACAACTGGCTGAGGATTTTCCCTATTTTGTTTGCTATAATTCTAACATCTTGTTTCCTTCATATACAAATTTTTGATCCTCCTGCTGTGTTAGTACACAGAGCTCCTGAGAATGGCAGAATCATCCATGTCAGAGAGAACCTCAGGAGATCTGTAGTCCAACCTCCTGCACGAAGCAGGGTCAGCTGTCAAGTCAGCCCAGTTTGCTCACAGCTTTCTTTGGTCTCTTCTTGAAAACCTCTGAGGATAGACAGCATAGCTCCAGGCCTCTGCTGCCTGATTTTAGTACATGCTCTGCCTTTCTCAGAGGTGACAAACATGACAAAATCCTTTGGCACATGTGGATAAATCACAGGGATCTGAGCTTTATGGGTTGTGTTTCCCTACAAAAGGTTGAACTGGGGGTACATTTCCATAGGTCAAGAGCTGAGGAAACAGGAGGCAGTAGGTGACTTCTCCAGCACATGGGCAGGTTCAAGCTGAGAACACAAATCCCACATGATGACACATTGTAAAACCTGCTCCATGCtggtatttttctgtaatgCCAGTGAAACACATCCATGTATTCTTAAAGAGATGCATGACAAATGACAGCCAATGTTGCAGAAAATTTGTATGCTGTAATACCATAAATGGTGTCAGCACAAACCAGACAAGTCAAGTAANNNNNNNNNNNNNNNNNNNNNNNNNNNNNNNNNNNNNNNNNNNNNNNNNNNNNNNNNNNNNNNNNNNNNNNNNNNNNNNNNNNNNNNNNNNNNNNNNNNNNNNNNNNNNNNNNNNNNNNNNNNNNNNNNNNNNNNNNNNNNNNNNNNNNNNNNNNNNNNNNNNNNNNNNNNNNNNNNNNNNNNNNNNNNNNNNNNNNNNNNNNNNNNNNNNNNNNNNNNNNNNNNNNNNNNNNNNNNNNNNNNNNNNNNNNNNNNNNNNNNNNNNNNNNNNNNNNNNNNNNNNNNNNNNNNNNNNNNNNNNNNNNNNNNNNNNNNNNNNNNNNNNNNNNNNNNNNNNNNNNNNNNNNNNNNNNNNNNNNNNNNNNNNNNNNNNNNNNNNNNNNNNNNNNNNNNNNNNNNNNNNNNNNNNNNNNNNNNNNNNNNNNNNNNNNNNNNNNNNNNNNNNNNNNNNNNNNNNNNNNNNNNNNNNNNNNNNNNNNNNNNNNNNNNNNNNNNNNNNNNNNNNNNNNNNNNNNNNNNNNNNNNNNNNNNNNNNNNNNNNNNNNNNNNNNNNNNNNNNNNNNNNNNNNNNNNNNNNNNNNNNNNNNNNNNNNNNNNNNNNNNNNNNNNNNNNNNNNNNNNNNNNNNNNNNNNNNNNNNNNNNNNNNNNNNNNNNNNNNNNNNNNNNNNNNNNNNNNNNNNNNNNNNNNNNNNNNNNNNNNNNNNNNNNNNNNNNNNNNNNNNNNNNNNNNNNNNNNNNNNNNNNNNNNNNNNNNNNNNNNNNNNNNNNNNNNNNNNNNNNNNNNNNNNNNNNNNNNNNNNNNNNNNNNNNNNNNNNNNNNNNNNNNNNNNNNNNNNNNNNNNNNNNNNNNNNNNNNNNNNNNNNNNNNNNNNNNNNNNNNNNNNNNNNNNNNNNNNNNNNNNNNNNNNNNNNNNNNNNNNNNNNNNNNNNNNNNNNNNNNNNNNNNNNNNNNNNNNNNNNNNNNNNNNNNNNNNNNNNNNNNNNNNNNNNNNNNNNNNNNNNNNNNNNNNNNNNNNNNNNNNNNNNNNNNNNNNNNNNNNNNNNNNNNNNNNNNNNNNNNNNNNNNNNNNNNNNNNNNNNNNNNNNNNNNNNNNNNNNNNNNNNNNNNNNNNNNNNNNNNNNNNNNNNNNNNNNNNNNNNNNNNNNNNNNNNNNNNNNNNNNNNNNNNNNNNNNNNNNNNNNNNNNNNNNNNNNNNNNNNNNNNNNNNNNNNNNNNNNNNNNNNNNNNNNNNNNNNNNNNNNNNNNNNNNNNNNNNNNNNNNNNNNNNNNNNNNNNNNNNNNNNNNNNNNNNNNNNNNNNNNNNNNNNNNNNNNNNNNNNNNNNNNNNNNNNNNNNNNNNNNNNNNNNNNNNNNNNNNNNNNNNNNNNNNNNNNNNNNNNNNNNNNNNNNNNNNNNNNNNNNNNNNNNNNNNNNNNNNNNNNNNNNNNNNNNNNNNNNNNNNNNNNNNNNNNNNNNNNNNNNNNNNNNNNNNNNNNNNNNNNNNNNNNNNNNNNNNNNNNNNNNNNNNNNNNNNNNNNNNNNNNNNNNNNNNNNNNNNNNNNNNNNNNNNNNNNNNNNNNNNNNNNNNNNNNNNNNNNNNNNNNNNNNNNNNNNNNNNNNNNNNNNNNNNNNNNNNNNNNNNNNNNNNNNNNNNNNNNNNNNNNNNNNNNNNNNNNNNNNNNNNNNNNNNNNNNNNNNNNNNNNNNNNNNNNNNNNNNNNNNNNNNNNNNNNNNNNNNNNNNNNNNNNNNNNNNNNNNNNNNNNNNNNNNNNNNNNNNNNNNNNNNNNNNNNNNNNNNNNNNNNNNNNNNNNNNNNNNNNNNNNNNNNNNNNNNNNNNNNNNNNNNNNNNNNNNNNNNNNNNNNNNNNNNNNNNNNNNNNNNNNNNNNNNNNNNNNNNNNNNNNNNNNNNNNNNNNNNNNNNNNNNNNNNNNNNNNNNNNNNNNNNNNNNNNNNNNNNNNNNNNNNNNNNNNNNNNNNNNNNNNNNNNNNNNNNNNNNNNNNNNNNNNNNNNNNNNNNNNNNNNNNNNNNNNNNNNNNNNNNNNNNNNNNNNNNNNNNNNNNNNNNNNNNNNNNNNNNNNNNNNNNNNNNNNNNNNNNNNNNNNNNNNNNNNNNNNNNNNNNNNNNNNNNNNNNNNNNNNNNNNNNNNNNNNNNNNNNNNNNNNNNNNNNNNNNNNNNNNNNNNNNNNNNNNNNNNNNNNNNNNNNNNNNNNNNNNNNNNNNNNNNNNNNNNNNNNNNNNNNNNNNNNNNNNNNNNNNNNNNNNNNNNNNNNNNNNNNNNNNNNNNNNNNNNNNNNNNNNNNNNNNNNNNNNNNNNNNNNNNNNNNNNNNNNNNNNNNNNNNNNNNNNNNNNNNNNNNNNNNNNNNNNNNNNNNNNNNNNNNNNNNNNNNNNNNNNNNNNNNNNNNNNNNNNNNNNNNNNNNNNNNNNNNNNNNNNNNNNNNNNNNNNNNNNNNNNNNNNNNNNNNNNNNNNNNNNNNNNNNNNNNNNNNNNNNNNNNNNNNNNNNNNNNNNNNNNNNNNNNNNNNNNNNNNNNNNNNNNNNNNNNNNNNNNNNNNNNNNNNNNNNNNNNNNNNNNNNNNNNNNNNNNNNNNNNNNNNNNNNNNNNNNNNNNNNNNNNNNNNNNNNNNNNNNNNNNNNNNNNNNNNNNNNNNNNNNNNNNNNNNNNNNNNNNNNNNNNNNNNNNNNNNNNNNNNNNNNNNNNNNNNNNNNNNNNNNNNNNNNNNNNNNNNNNNNNNNNNNNNNNNNNNNNNNNNNNNNNNNNNNNNNNNNNNNNNNNNNNNNNNNNNNNNNNNNNNNNNNNNNNNNNNNNNNNNNNNNNNNNNNNNNNNNNNNNNNNNNNNNNNNNNNNNNNNNNNNNNNNNNNNNNNNNNNNNNNNNNNNNNNNNNNNNNNNNNNNNNNNNNNNNNNNNNNNNNNNNNNNNNNNNNNNNNNNNNNNNNNNNNNNNNNNNNNNNNNNNNNNNNNNNNNNNNNNNNNNNNNNNNNNNNNNNNNNNNNNNNNNNNNNNNNNNNNNNNNNNNNNNNNNNNNNNNNNNNNNNNNNNNNNNNNNNNNNNNNNNNNNNNNNNNNNNNNNNNNNNNNNNNNNNNNNNNNNNNNNNNNNNNNNNNNNNNNNNNNNNNNNNNNNNNNNNNNNNNNNNNNNNNNNNNNNNNNNNNNNNNNNNNNNNNNNNNNNNNNNNNNNNNNNNNNNNNNNNNNNNNNNNNNNNNNNNNNNNNNNNNNNNNNNNNNNNNNNNNNNNNNNNNNNNNNNNNNNNNNNNNNNNNNNNNNNNNNNNNNNNNNNNNNNNNNNNNNNNNNNNNNNNNNNNNNNNNNNNNNNNNNNNNNNNNNNNNNNNNNNNNNNNNNNNNNNNNNNNNNNNNNNNNNNNNNNNNNNNNNNNNNNNNNNNNNNNNNNNNNNNNNNNNNNNNNNNNNNNNNNNNNNNNNNNNNNNNNNNNNNNNNNNNNNNNNNNNNNNNNNNNNNNNNNNNNNNNNNNNNNNNNNNNNNNNNNNNNNNNNNNNNNNNNNNNNNNNNNNNNNNNNNNNNNNNNNNNNNNNNNNNNNNNNNNNNNNNNNNNNNNNNNNNNNNNNNNNNNNNNNNNNNNNNNNNNNNNNNNNNNNNNNNNNNNNNNNNNNNNNNNNNNNNNNNNNNNNNNNNNNNNNNNNNNNNNNNNNNNNNNNNNNNNNNNNNNNNNNNNNNNNNNNNNNNNNNNNNNNNNNNNNNNNNNNNNNNNNNNNNNNNNNNNNNNNNNNNNNNNNNNNNNNNNNNNNNNNNNNNNNNNNNNNNNNNNNNNNNNNNNNNNNNNNNNNNNNNNNNNNNNNNNNNNNNNNNNNNNNNNNNNNNNNNNNNNNNNNNNNNNNNNNNNNNNNNNNNNNNNNNNNNNNNNNNNNNNNNNNNNNNNNNNNNNNNNNNNNNNNNNNNNNNNNNNNNNNNNNNNNNNNNNNNNNNNNNNNNNNNNNNNNNNNNNNNNNNNNNNNNNNNNNNNNNNNNNNNNNNNNNNNNNNNNNNNNNNNNNNNNNNNNNNNNNNNNNNNNNNNNNNNNNNNNNNNNNNNNNNNNNNNNNNNNNNNNNNNNNNNNNNNNNNNNNNNNNNNNNNNNNNNNNNNNNNNNNNNNNNNNNNNNNNNNNNNNNNNNNNNNNNNNNNNNNNNNNNNNNNNNNNNNNNNNNNNNNNNNNNNNNNNNNNNNNNNNNNNNNNNNNNNNNNNNNNNNNNNNNNNNNNNNNNNNNNNNNNNNNNNNNNNNNNNNNNNNNNNNNNNNNNNNNNNNNNNNNNNNNNNNNNNNNNNNNNNNNNNNNNNNNNNNNNNNNNNNNNNNNNNNNNNNNNNNNNNNNNNNNNNNNNNNNNNNNNNNNNNNNNNNNNNNNNNNNNNNNNNNNNNNNNNNNNNNNNNNNNNNNNNNNNNNNNNNNNNNNNNNNNNNNNNNNNNNNNNNNNNNNNNNNNNNNNNNNNNNNNNNNNNNNNNNNNNNNNNNNNNNNNNNNNNNNNNNNNNNNNNNNNNNNNNNNNNNNNNNNNNNNNNNNNNNNNNNNNNNNNNNNNNNNNNNNNNNNNNNNNNNNNNNNNNNNNNNNNNNNNNNNNNNNNNNNNNNNNNNNNNNNNNNNNNNNNNNNNNNNNNNNNNNNNNNNNNNNNNNNNNNNNNNNNNNNNNNNNNNNNNNNNNNNNNNNNNNNNNNNNNNNNNNNNNNNNNNNNNNNNNNNNNNNNNNNNNNNNNNNNNNNNNNNNNNNNNNNNNNNNNNNNNNNNNNNNNNNNNNNNNNNNNNNNNNNNNNNNNNNNNNNNNNNNNNNNNNNNNNNNNNNNNNNNNNNNNNNNNNNNNNNNNNNNNNNNNNNNNNNNNNNNNNNNNNNNNNNNNNNNNNNNNNNNNNNNNNNNNNNNNNNNNNNNNNNNNNNNNNNNNNNNNNNNNNNNNNNNNNNNNNNNNNNNNNNNNNNNNNNNNNNNNNNNNNNNNNNNNNNNNNNNNNNNNNNNNNNNNNNNNNNNNNNNNNNNNNNNNNNNNNNNNNNNNNNNNNNNNNNNNNNNNNNNNNNNNNNNNNNNNNNNNNNNNAGGGTGACACTGTGGATATTTATTCATCAGATGGGTCCAGGAATCTTTCAGCCACAGTCCTGGGGtctctcagcactgcagcaggaggaatcACTAGACTCAGAGCACAGCTTCCATGGCAGGATCATCAATATCAGCAGGGTTTTCTTCTGGCTCCTCAAAGATCCTCTGGAGGGAGAGCCGGAGGGACCCCATAGAGCAGTGCCTCCAACAGCTCCCTGCCAAGAAGTAGATAAAGGGTTTGATGGAGCTTTGGATGCAGATGAGCAGGAAAGCCTCCTGGGAGGTGAAAATGGTATAGCCAAACTCCTGTAGGAATTTCCAGAGGCTGAGGGGCAGAGTGAAGAGCAAAATGACGCAGATAACAATGTTGAGCCTCTTGGGTTGCTGCTGGTGGGATCCAGACTTGTCCTTAATGAAGAGGATTGCGCTGGAAATGAGAGTgaaaggagcacagagcaggaggttGAAGGCATACATGGATATGAGAGACATCCGGCAGTGCTCAGGTAGTTGGGatgcacacagaaaaattactgctgTAAAGAGTGCAATGACAGTGATGGAGAATGCCCAGATC
It includes:
- the LOC101805784 gene encoding mas-related G-protein coupled receptor member H-like, which translates into the protein MEATTVSPSPASPTEGENLCEIDVTNVAIHSVALLICLCGLAGNGAVLWLLSSPHVSRNSTTRYILILTFFDFLLLLHLVPSSLLFLQEDVSCSVIMPLLYVWLVFQLSLMYSSLGLYLLTAINIRRCRSIHCPIWHCCHRPQHLSKVVCAVIWAFSITVIALFTAVIFLCASQLPEHCRMSLISMYAFNLLLCAPFTLISSAILFIKDKSGSHQQQPKRLNIVICVILLFTLPLSLWKFLQEFGYTIFTSQEAFLLICIQSSIKPFIYFLAGSCWRHCSMGSLRLSLQRIFEEPEENPADIDDPAMEAVL